In Streptomyces sp. NBC_01439, the following are encoded in one genomic region:
- a CDS encoding DJ-1/PfpI family protein produces MQIAVLLYDHFTALDAIGPFDTLGRLSDAEVVFVSERPGPVRTDNGSLALVADKGLDEVTRPDIVIVPGGPHPGREMTNPVVMNWLRAVDATSTWTTSVCTGSLLLAAAGLLDGRRATSHWLYLDKLPEFGVEPTGERVVFDGKYVTAAGVSAGIDMGLTLLGRLAGDDFAQAVQLMTEYDPQPPYDAGSPDKAPAALVEMLRGNGMPG; encoded by the coding sequence ATGCAGATCGCCGTACTTCTCTACGACCACTTCACCGCCCTGGACGCCATCGGGCCCTTCGACACCCTCGGCCGGCTGTCCGATGCCGAGGTCGTCTTCGTCTCCGAGCGGCCCGGGCCGGTGCGGACCGACAACGGGTCGCTCGCGCTCGTCGCCGACAAGGGGCTCGACGAGGTCACCCGGCCCGACATCGTGATCGTGCCCGGCGGGCCGCATCCCGGCCGGGAGATGACCAATCCCGTGGTCATGAACTGGCTGCGCGCGGTCGACGCCACCAGCACCTGGACCACCTCGGTGTGCACCGGATCCCTGCTGCTGGCCGCTGCCGGGCTGCTCGACGGCCGGCGGGCCACCAGCCACTGGCTGTACCTGGACAAGCTGCCGGAGTTTGGGGTCGAGCCCACCGGGGAGCGCGTGGTGTTCGACGGGAAGTACGTCACCGCCGCGGGGGTGTCCGCCGGGATCGACATGGGGCTCACCCTGCTCGGCCGCCTCGCCGGCGACGACTTCGCACAGGCCGTGCAACTGATGACCGAGTACGACCCCCAGCCGCCCTACGACGCCGGCTCGCCGGACAAGGCCCCGGCCGCTCTCGTGGAGATGCTGCGGGGGAACGGCATGCCCGGCTGA
- a CDS encoding GlxA family transcriptional regulator, protein MSSSPRNVLVLLYDGVQSLDVTGPVEVFAALAHFPGRAGYAIRTVSPAGEPVRTSSGLTLVPDGELASARPGPGTTVLVPGGRFTGDFEPRLTDWLRSHGSGAQRLVSVCTGGLLLAEAGILDGRRATTHWKVCERMARDYPAVAVEPDPIYVRDGPVATSAGVTAGIDLALALVEEDHGQDVALAIARHLVVFLRRPGNQAQFSAQLAAQTARRDPLRDVQQWITEHPGEKLGVEHLAARARLSPRHFARAFQAETGVTPGRYVERVRVDHARRLLEESGEGIAQIARACGYGNPEALRRAFVRTFGQPPTEYRRRFGTSRP, encoded by the coding sequence ATGTCGTCATCGCCGCGCAACGTCCTCGTCCTCCTGTACGACGGGGTCCAGAGCCTGGACGTGACCGGGCCGGTGGAGGTGTTCGCCGCGCTCGCCCACTTCCCGGGGCGGGCCGGGTACGCGATCCGCACGGTCTCTCCCGCGGGGGAGCCCGTCCGCACCAGCAGCGGGCTGACGCTGGTGCCGGACGGGGAGCTGGCGAGCGCCCGGCCGGGGCCCGGGACCACCGTCCTGGTGCCCGGGGGACGGTTCACGGGGGACTTCGAACCCCGGCTCACGGACTGGCTGCGGAGCCACGGGAGTGGCGCGCAGCGGCTGGTCTCCGTGTGCACGGGGGGACTGCTGTTGGCCGAGGCGGGGATCCTGGACGGGCGGCGGGCGACGACCCACTGGAAGGTCTGCGAGCGGATGGCGCGGGACTACCCGGCGGTCGCCGTCGAGCCGGACCCGATCTACGTACGGGACGGGCCGGTGGCCACCTCGGCGGGGGTCACGGCGGGGATCGACCTCGCCCTGGCGCTGGTGGAGGAGGACCACGGGCAGGACGTCGCCCTGGCGATCGCCCGGCACCTGGTGGTGTTCCTGCGCAGGCCCGGCAACCAGGCGCAGTTCAGCGCGCAGCTGGCCGCCCAGACGGCCCGCCGGGATCCGCTGCGGGACGTGCAGCAGTGGATCACCGAGCACCCGGGGGAGAAGCTCGGTGTAGAGCACCTCGCCGCCCGGGCCAGGCTGTCGCCGCGGCACTTCGCACGGGCCTTCCAGGCGGAGACCGGGGTCACGCCCGGCCGGTACGTCGAACGGGTCCGGGTGGACCACGCGCGGCGGCTGCTGGAGGAGAGCGGGGAAGGGATCGCACAGATCGCCCGGGCCTGCGGGTACGGGAACCCGGAGGCGTTGCGCCGGGCCTTCGTGCGGACCTTCGGCCAGCCGCCCACCGAGTACCGCCGCCGGTTCGGTACCTCGCGCCCCTGA
- a CDS encoding ABC-F family ATP-binding cassette domain-containing protein: MTATLVAKKLTAAHGERTLFADLDLVVAPGDVIGLVGVNGAGKSTLLRLLAGLDTPETGELRLSPPTAAVGHLPQEPERRPEESVREFLARRTGVAAAQAELDAATQGLVDGTPGADDAYATALDRWLDLGGADLDERAEEVADELGLTVGLDLPMTALSGGQAARAGLASLLLSRYDVFLLDEPTNDLDLDGLERLERFVKGLRAGTVVISHDREFLTRTVTKVLELDLAQQQINLYGGGYDSYLEERARARSHAREEFEEYADKKAALEGRAQMQRNWMDKGVRNARRKASDNDKIGKNLRGESSEKQAAKARQTARAIERLEVVDEPRKEWELRMEIAAAPRSGSVVATLREAAVKRGDFAFGPASLQIDWADRVAITGANGAGKSTLLAVLLGRLAPDSGSATLGSGVLVGEVDQARGLFLGDEPLLEAFCAAVPETEPAEVRTLLAKFGLKAAHVLRPAATLSPGERTRAALALLQGRGVNLLVLDEPTNHLDLPAIEQLESALDAYEGTLLLVTHDRRMLDAVHVTRRLEVSGGRVTEL; the protein is encoded by the coding sequence ATGACTGCAACCCTCGTCGCCAAGAAGCTCACCGCCGCGCACGGTGAGCGCACCCTCTTCGCCGATCTCGACCTCGTCGTCGCACCCGGTGACGTCATCGGCCTCGTCGGCGTGAACGGCGCCGGGAAGTCCACCCTGCTGCGGCTGCTCGCCGGGCTGGACACCCCCGAGACCGGGGAGCTGCGGCTCTCCCCGCCCACCGCGGCCGTCGGCCACCTCCCGCAGGAGCCGGAGCGCCGGCCCGAGGAGTCGGTCCGGGAGTTCCTGGCCCGCCGTACGGGCGTGGCGGCCGCGCAGGCCGAGCTCGACGCGGCGACGCAGGGCCTGGTGGACGGAACGCCCGGCGCGGACGACGCGTACGCGACCGCGCTCGACCGGTGGCTGGACCTCGGCGGCGCCGACCTCGACGAGCGCGCCGAGGAGGTCGCCGACGAGCTCGGCCTCACCGTCGGTCTCGACCTGCCCATGACGGCGCTCTCCGGCGGTCAGGCGGCCCGCGCGGGCCTCGCCTCGCTCCTCCTGTCGCGCTACGACGTCTTCCTGCTCGACGAGCCCACCAACGACCTGGACCTGGACGGTCTGGAGCGGCTGGAGCGGTTCGTCAAGGGGCTGCGCGCCGGCACGGTCGTGATCAGCCACGACCGCGAGTTCCTGACCCGGACGGTCACCAAGGTCCTCGAACTCGACCTCGCGCAGCAGCAGATCAACCTCTACGGCGGCGGCTACGACTCCTACCTGGAGGAGCGCGCACGGGCCCGCAGCCACGCGCGCGAGGAGTTCGAGGAGTACGCGGACAAGAAGGCCGCCCTCGAGGGCCGGGCCCAGATGCAGCGCAACTGGATGGACAAGGGCGTGCGCAACGCCCGCCGCAAGGCTTCCGACAACGACAAGATCGGCAAGAACCTGCGGGGCGAATCGAGCGAGAAGCAGGCCGCCAAGGCCCGCCAGACGGCGCGGGCGATCGAGCGGCTGGAGGTCGTCGACGAGCCCCGCAAGGAGTGGGAGCTGCGCATGGAGATCGCGGCGGCCCCGCGCTCCGGCTCGGTGGTGGCCACCCTGCGCGAGGCCGCGGTCAAGCGCGGGGACTTCGCCTTCGGCCCGGCGAGCCTGCAGATCGACTGGGCGGACCGGGTGGCGATCACCGGGGCGAACGGTGCGGGCAAGTCCACCCTCCTCGCCGTCCTGCTGGGCCGGCTGGCCCCGGATTCCGGCTCCGCCACCCTCGGCTCCGGCGTCCTGGTCGGCGAGGTGGACCAGGCGCGCGGCCTGTTCCTCGGCGACGAACCGCTGCTCGAAGCCTTCTGCGCGGCGGTCCCCGAGACCGAGCCGGCCGAGGTCCGCACCCTGCTGGCCAAGTTCGGCCTCAAGGCGGCCCACGTGCTGCGCCCGGCGGCGACCCTCTCTCCCGGCGAGCGCACCCGTGCCGCGCTCGCGCTGCTCCAGGGCCGCGGGGTGAACCTGCTGGTCCTTGACGAGCCGACCAACCACCTCGACCTGCCGGCGATCGAGCAGCTGGAATCGGCCCTCGACGCCTACGAGGGCACCCTCCTGCTGGTCACCCACGACCGCCGCATGTTGGACGCGGTGCACGTGACCCGCCGCCTGGAGGTCTCGGGCGGCAGGGTCACGGAGCTCTAG
- a CDS encoding SDR family NAD(P)-dependent oxidoreductase, which translates to MTTVLITGASAGLGAAFARGFAAKGCDLVLVARDKDRLDAVAAELAREYAAASEVLPADLLDPADCAAVAERLADPVRPVDILVNNAGFGLPAPFPYSPVEDEERMLDLLVKVPLRLTHAVLPGLRARRRGAVLNVSSVAGLLPTGTYGAAKAWITAFSESLRVDMAPYGVRVLAVVPGFTRTEFQERAGMDVSALRDAVWLEPEAVVARALKDLALRRPVSITGRRYRAYALAARHLPRTFVAGRMARKRRAPAAGPAT; encoded by the coding sequence TTGACCACCGTACTGATCACCGGGGCCAGCGCCGGACTGGGCGCGGCCTTCGCCCGCGGCTTCGCCGCCAAGGGCTGCGACCTGGTCCTCGTGGCCCGCGACAAGGACCGGCTCGACGCCGTCGCCGCCGAATTGGCTCGGGAGTACGCCGCCGCGTCCGAGGTGCTGCCCGCCGACCTGCTGGACCCCGCGGACTGCGCGGCCGTCGCCGAGCGGCTCGCCGACCCGGTTCGGCCCGTGGACATCCTGGTCAACAACGCGGGCTTCGGGCTGCCCGCGCCCTTCCCGTACAGCCCGGTCGAGGACGAGGAGCGGATGCTCGACCTGCTGGTCAAGGTCCCGCTCCGGCTCACCCACGCCGTGCTGCCGGGTCTGCGCGCCCGCCGCCGGGGCGCGGTCCTCAACGTCTCCTCGGTGGCGGGACTCCTGCCGACCGGGACCTACGGGGCCGCCAAGGCCTGGATCACCGCCTTCAGTGAGTCCCTCCGGGTGGACATGGCTCCGTACGGGGTCCGGGTGCTGGCCGTGGTCCCCGGCTTCACTCGTACTGAGTTCCAGGAGCGGGCCGGCATGGACGTCAGCGCGCTGCGCGACGCGGTCTGGCTGGAGCCGGAGGCCGTGGTCGCGCGGGCCCTGAAGGACCTCGCCCTGCGCCGCCCGGTCAGCATCACCGGCCGCCGCTACCGCGCCTACGCCCTCGCCGCCCGCCACCTCCCGCGCACCTTCGTCGCCGGAAGGATGGCCCGCAAGCGCCGGGCCCCGGCGGCCGGCCCGGCCACGTGA
- a CDS encoding MAB_1171c family putative transporter, with protein MATDLTDFGNWLAVPSVVCLWIAVLLRAPGALRSPQQRGLWLAVATAAAAMTLNLPDVVSYAMGRGPGYAHTIGLVRNFIGVLSAGAVLYFVAATTRGRRLQLTACVATVAWLGALLALDTAAPDHGTHTMPPVGDPVPSLAYWLVLISAHVTANIVCVALCSRYSRRTESRGLAAGLRLFGLGTALAGLFWLAYLLKALFGSTWAMPALPLLMNLHGLLRAAAILVPTVFTLRRTCADIATTWRLWPLWRDLVEAVPHVALNKPRAWRVMELVWPPVPRNLLVYRKVIETRDAILILGEYVAPGALERARGQVTGDGVPEQRATAAALARVLKEARRAKLDGAPGQPGEAAALELPAAIHTSQEDGDLADEARFLVDVAQAYAAPATTGK; from the coding sequence ATGGCAACTGACCTGACCGACTTCGGCAACTGGCTCGCCGTCCCCAGCGTGGTGTGCCTGTGGATCGCCGTCCTGCTCCGCGCCCCCGGAGCCCTGCGCTCCCCCCAGCAGCGCGGCCTGTGGCTGGCCGTCGCCACCGCCGCCGCCGCGATGACCCTCAACCTCCCGGACGTCGTCTCGTACGCGATGGGCCGCGGCCCGGGCTACGCCCACACCATCGGCCTCGTCCGCAACTTCATCGGGGTACTGTCGGCCGGCGCCGTCCTCTACTTCGTCGCCGCCACCACCCGCGGCCGCCGGCTCCAACTCACCGCCTGCGTCGCCACCGTGGCCTGGCTCGGCGCGCTCCTGGCCCTGGACACGGCCGCGCCCGACCACGGCACGCACACCATGCCGCCGGTCGGCGACCCGGTGCCCTCCCTCGCGTACTGGCTGGTCCTGATCTCCGCGCACGTGACCGCCAACATCGTCTGCGTGGCCCTGTGCTCGCGCTACAGCCGCCGTACCGAGAGCCGGGGCCTGGCCGCGGGGCTGCGACTGTTCGGCCTCGGCACCGCGCTCGCCGGACTGTTCTGGCTGGCGTACCTGCTCAAGGCCCTGTTCGGCAGCACCTGGGCGATGCCCGCCCTTCCCCTGCTCATGAACCTGCACGGCCTGCTGCGCGCCGCCGCGATCCTCGTGCCCACCGTGTTCACCCTCCGGCGGACCTGCGCCGACATCGCCACCACCTGGCGGCTGTGGCCGCTGTGGCGCGACCTGGTCGAAGCGGTGCCGCACGTGGCGCTCAACAAGCCGCGGGCCTGGCGCGTGATGGAGCTGGTGTGGCCGCCGGTCCCGCGCAACCTGCTCGTGTACCGCAAGGTCATCGAGACGCGCGACGCGATATTGATCCTGGGCGAGTACGTGGCCCCGGGCGCCCTGGAACGGGCCCGCGGCCAGGTCACCGGAGACGGGGTCCCCGAGCAGCGGGCCACCGCCGCCGCGCTGGCCCGCGTACTGAAGGAGGCCCGGCGGGCCAAGCTCGACGGGGCGCCCGGACAGCCGGGCGAGGCGGCGGCGCTGGAACTGCCCGCCGCGATCCACACCTCGCAGGAGGACGGGGACCTGGCGGACGAGGCCCGGTTCCTCGTCGACGTCGCCCAGGCCTACGCCGCGCCCGCCACCACCGGGAAGTGA
- a CDS encoding Tex family protein has translation MTTSIEGRIAEELGVRERQVKAAVELLDGGSTVPFIARYRKEATEMLDDAQLRTLEERLRYLRELEDRRAAVLDSVREQGKLTDELAARIAAADTKARLEDIYLPFKPKRRTKAQIAREAGLEPLAEGLLTDPSVEPAAAAAAFVDADKGVADPAAALEGARAILTERFGEDADLIGELRERMWGRGRLAAKVREGKEEAGAKFADYFDFTEPFTALPSHRVLAMLRGEKEDVLDLVLEPEEPSEVPGPSTYEGMIARRFGVGDRGRPGDKWLGDTVRWAWRTKIQVHLGIDLRMRLRQAAEDEAVRVFASNLRDLLLAAPAGTRATLGLDPGFRTGVKVAVVDATGKVVATDVIYPHVPANKWDESLAKLARLAKEHSVELVAIGNGTASRETDKLAGDLITRHPELKLTKVMVSEAGASVYSASAFASQELPDMDVSLRGAVSIARRLQDPLAELVKIDPKSIGVGQYQHDLSEVKLSRSLDAVVEDCVNGVGVDVNTASAPLLSRVSGISGGLAENIVAHRDANGPFRSRKGLKDVARLGPKAYEQCAGFLRIRGGDDPLDFSSVHPEAYPVVRGMAKTAGSEVAALIGNSGVLRSLRPEQFVTEAFGLPTVTDILRELEKPGRDPRPAFKTATFKEGVEKIGDLAPGMILEGVVTNVAAFGAFIDIGVHQDGLAHVSALSKTFVKDPRDVVKPGDIVRVKVMDVDIPRKRISLTLRLEDEAGAERGAGAPRQREDRRGGGGGGGGGGRPPQQRGGSGGREGGRGQGERGGQGERGGQGRRQGGGSAPAPANSAMADALRRAGLTAPEERRKK, from the coding sequence GTGACGACGTCCATCGAAGGCAGGATCGCCGAGGAGCTCGGCGTACGGGAGCGGCAGGTCAAGGCCGCCGTCGAGCTGCTCGACGGCGGCTCCACCGTGCCGTTCATCGCGCGCTACCGCAAGGAAGCGACCGAGATGCTCGACGACGCCCAGCTGCGCACCCTCGAGGAGCGGCTGCGGTACCTGCGGGAGCTGGAGGACCGCCGTGCGGCGGTCCTGGACTCCGTACGGGAGCAGGGCAAGCTCACCGACGAACTGGCGGCGCGGATCGCCGCGGCCGACACCAAGGCCCGGCTGGAGGACATCTACCTGCCCTTCAAGCCCAAGCGGCGGACCAAGGCGCAGATCGCCCGCGAGGCCGGTCTGGAGCCGCTCGCCGAGGGCCTGCTGACCGACCCGTCGGTGGAACCGGCCGCGGCCGCCGCCGCGTTCGTCGACGCCGACAAGGGCGTCGCCGACCCGGCCGCCGCCCTGGAGGGCGCCCGCGCCATCCTCACCGAGCGGTTCGGCGAGGACGCCGACCTGATCGGCGAACTGCGCGAGCGCATGTGGGGCCGCGGCCGCCTCGCGGCGAAGGTCCGTGAGGGCAAGGAGGAGGCGGGCGCCAAGTTCGCCGACTACTTCGACTTCACCGAGCCGTTCACCGCGCTGCCCTCCCACCGCGTCCTCGCCATGCTGCGCGGCGAGAAGGAGGACGTCCTCGACCTCGTCCTGGAGCCGGAGGAGCCGAGCGAGGTCCCCGGCCCGTCCACGTACGAAGGCATGATCGCCCGCCGCTTCGGTGTCGGCGACCGGGGCCGCCCGGGCGACAAGTGGCTCGGCGACACGGTCCGCTGGGCCTGGCGCACGAAGATCCAGGTGCACCTCGGCATCGACCTGCGGATGCGGCTGCGCCAGGCCGCCGAGGACGAGGCGGTACGGGTCTTCGCGTCGAACCTGCGCGACCTGCTCCTCGCGGCGCCCGCCGGCACCCGGGCGACGCTCGGCCTGGACCCGGGCTTCCGCACCGGCGTGAAGGTCGCCGTCGTGGACGCGACCGGCAAGGTCGTGGCCACGGACGTCATCTACCCGCACGTGCCCGCCAACAAGTGGGACGAGTCCCTCGCCAAGCTCGCCCGCCTCGCGAAGGAACACTCCGTCGAGCTGGTCGCCATCGGCAACGGCACGGCCTCCCGCGAGACCGACAAGCTGGCCGGGGACCTCATCACGCGCCATCCGGAGCTGAAGCTCACCAAGGTGATGGTCTCGGAGGCGGGCGCCTCCGTGTACTCGGCCTCCGCCTTCGCCTCGCAGGAACTGCCGGACATGGACGTGTCGCTGCGCGGCGCGGTCTCCATCGCCCGCCGCCTGCAGGACCCGCTCGCCGAGCTCGTCAAGATCGACCCGAAGTCGATCGGCGTCGGCCAGTACCAGCACGACCTGTCCGAGGTGAAGCTCTCGCGCTCGCTCGACGCGGTCGTCGAGGACTGTGTGAACGGCGTCGGAGTGGACGTCAACACCGCCTCCGCGCCGCTGCTTTCGCGGGTCTCGGGCATCAGCGGCGGCCTCGCCGAGAACATCGTGGCCCACCGCGACGCCAACGGACCCTTCCGCAGCCGCAAGGGGCTCAAGGACGTGGCCCGGCTCGGCCCGAAGGCGTACGAGCAGTGCGCGGGCTTCCTGCGGATCCGCGGCGGGGACGACCCGCTGGACTTCTCCAGCGTGCACCCCGAGGCCTATCCGGTGGTCCGGGGCATGGCCAAGACGGCGGGCAGCGAGGTGGCGGCCCTGATCGGCAACTCGGGCGTGCTGCGCTCGCTGCGGCCCGAGCAGTTCGTCACCGAGGCCTTCGGCCTGCCCACCGTCACGGACATCCTGCGCGAGCTGGAGAAGCCGGGCCGCGACCCGCGTCCCGCCTTCAAGACGGCCACCTTCAAGGAGGGCGTCGAGAAGATCGGCGACCTGGCCCCCGGGATGATCCTGGAGGGCGTGGTCACCAACGTGGCCGCCTTCGGTGCCTTCATCGACATCGGCGTCCACCAGGACGGGCTGGCCCACGTCTCGGCGCTGTCGAAGACCTTCGTCAAGGACCCCCGGGACGTGGTCAAGCCGGGCGACATCGTCCGTGTGAAGGTCATGGACGTGGATATCCCGCGCAAGCGGATCTCGCTGACCCTGCGGCTGGAGGACGAGGCCGGGGCGGAGCGCGGCGCGGGCGCTCCGCGCCAGCGCGAGGACCGGCGCGGCGGCGGTGGCGGCGGTGGCGGCGGTGGCCGTCCGCCGCAGCAGCGCGGCGGGTCCGGTGGCCGCGAGGGCGGCCGGGGCCAGGGCGAGCGCGGCGGCCAGGGCGAGCGGGGCGGCCAGGGCCGTCGACAGGGCGGCGGCAGCGCCCCCGCCCCCGCCAACAGCGCGATGGCCGACGCCCTGCGCCGTGCGGGCCTCACCGCCCCCGAGGAGCGCCGCAAGAAGTAG
- a CDS encoding SCO6745 family protein yields MTLHPLAARRCWHTAINPLHATIYFSPDLAKELAPLGIEDPVAVNLASRSAAMGAVGPGTVTATFYNYRHDLLTRHLPAVWDTATPEQVLAARLRAADSTLHRLLGTETVESAEMAEAADLAVLATEGCTRHARTLYAAHADLPVPEAAHLRLWHATTLLREHRGDGHLAALLLAGLDPVEALVSHTATGRGMSAKWIKATRGWEQSDLDAATERLRARGILDVDGELTDEGQAVRERLEADTDRLDAAPYEHLGEERLARLAELGGAFVAQATGAGAFPRDLRSRA; encoded by the coding sequence ATGACCCTTCACCCGCTCGCCGCCCGTCGCTGTTGGCATACTGCGATCAACCCGCTGCACGCGACGATCTACTTCTCGCCGGATCTCGCCAAGGAGCTCGCCCCCCTCGGGATCGAGGACCCGGTCGCCGTCAACCTCGCGAGCCGGTCCGCCGCCATGGGCGCCGTCGGCCCCGGCACGGTGACCGCCACCTTCTACAACTACCGTCACGACCTCCTCACCCGGCACCTGCCCGCCGTCTGGGACACCGCCACGCCCGAGCAGGTCCTCGCCGCCCGGCTGCGTGCCGCCGACAGCACCCTGCACCGGCTCCTGGGCACCGAGACCGTGGAGTCGGCCGAGATGGCCGAGGCCGCCGACCTGGCCGTGCTCGCCACCGAGGGCTGCACCCGGCACGCCCGCACCCTCTACGCCGCCCACGCCGACCTCCCCGTACCCGAGGCCGCGCACCTGCGGCTGTGGCACGCCACCACCCTGCTGCGCGAGCACCGCGGCGACGGCCACCTCGCCGCCCTGCTCCTCGCCGGCCTGGACCCGGTGGAGGCCCTGGTCAGCCACACCGCCACCGGCCGCGGCATGAGTGCGAAGTGGATAAAGGCCACCCGCGGCTGGGAGCAGTCCGACCTGGACGCCGCGACCGAGCGGCTGCGTGCGCGCGGCATCCTCGACGTCGACGGAGAGCTCACCGACGAGGGGCAGGCCGTGCGCGAGCGCCTGGAGGCGGACACCGACCGCCTCGACGCGGCCCCGTACGAGCACCTGGGCGAGGAGCGGCTGGCCCGCCTCGCCGAACTCGGCGGCGCCTTCGTCGCGCAGGCGACCGGCGCCGGAGCCTTCCCGCGCGACCTCCGCAGCCGGGCCTGA
- a CDS encoding DUF4760 domain-containing protein yields MEIAALAVSLVALGISGAVSWRQLRLTEHANTLPVVVDLFREHRSVRLARARSFVHEELPACDLSLGLAGLPAEGQELVRELAWYYDNLGALVTHGVVDIEPVSGYLGGSVITVWEKMEPLVAVERARRAQNSLPDPNRWQEYFENLYHLVREVPAEQARAESRSWRLPSR; encoded by the coding sequence ATGGAGATCGCGGCGTTGGCGGTGTCGTTGGTGGCGCTCGGAATCTCGGGCGCGGTGTCGTGGCGACAGCTGCGGCTCACGGAGCATGCCAACACGCTGCCCGTGGTGGTGGACCTGTTCAGGGAACACCGCAGCGTACGGCTGGCACGGGCGCGCAGCTTCGTCCACGAGGAACTGCCCGCCTGCGACCTGTCGCTGGGGCTGGCGGGCCTACCGGCCGAAGGGCAGGAACTCGTCCGCGAGCTGGCTTGGTACTACGACAACCTCGGCGCTCTCGTGACGCACGGCGTGGTGGACATCGAGCCCGTCTCCGGCTACCTGGGCGGATCGGTGATCACGGTGTGGGAGAAGATGGAGCCGTTGGTGGCGGTGGAACGCGCCCGGCGCGCACAGAACTCCCTGCCGGACCCCAACCGGTGGCAGGAGTACTTCGAGAACCTCTACCACCTCGTCCGGGAGGTGCCCGCCGAGCAGGCGCGCGCGGAGAGCCGGTCCTGGCGGTTGCCCAGCCGCTGA
- a CDS encoding M1 family metallopeptidase: MHRKVIAPSVLAASLLLVIPASAAGSGSGAPGIGDPYYPASGNGGYDVSHYDLRLQYQPKTDLLEGTATLLATAKQDLSRFNLDFGLQVSEIRVNGLKAKFAASGSHELEVTPAKPLARNTPLSVVVKYAGKPSELKVDGWTAWQRTPDGAVAAQEPDSAVWWFPSNDHPLDKATFDISVNVPDGTQAISNGVLQSQTSRLGWTRYNWRSNKPQATYLATLAVGKFDITTDKTASGLPILNAYSKDLGDNAGAARASVERTGEVTEWLEGVFGPYPFNALGGYVPNVTAGFALETQTRPFYGPGQFRNGANVSVVVHELAHQWYGDSVSVEGWKDIWINEGFARYSQWLWSEKEGEGTAQELADWAYALRPAEDAFWQVKPGDPGPENQFHGAVYDRGGIALQALRNEIGDEKFFEILKGWPTERAYGNAKVGDFVRYAEKVSKKPLAQLFETWLYTPGKPAASALNPSAAGPSARSSQQSAPAKPAAEPKSWKKIAETNTIHDTEHGSGPGHRH, translated from the coding sequence GTGCACCGCAAAGTCATCGCCCCGAGCGTGCTCGCCGCTTCCCTCCTGCTGGTGATCCCGGCGTCGGCGGCGGGTTCGGGTTCGGGCGCCCCGGGTATCGGCGATCCCTACTACCCGGCCAGCGGCAACGGCGGATACGACGTGTCGCACTACGACCTGCGCCTGCAGTACCAGCCGAAGACGGACCTGCTGGAAGGCACGGCCACCCTGCTGGCCACCGCCAAGCAGGACCTGTCCCGCTTCAACCTGGACTTCGGCCTCCAGGTCAGCGAGATCCGGGTCAACGGGCTCAAGGCGAAGTTCGCCGCGTCCGGCTCCCACGAGCTGGAGGTCACCCCGGCGAAGCCGCTGGCGCGCAACACCCCGCTGTCCGTCGTCGTCAAGTACGCCGGGAAGCCCTCCGAGCTGAAGGTGGACGGCTGGACGGCCTGGCAGCGCACGCCCGACGGCGCGGTCGCGGCGCAGGAGCCCGACTCGGCGGTCTGGTGGTTCCCGAGCAACGACCACCCGCTGGACAAGGCCACCTTCGACATCTCGGTCAACGTGCCCGACGGCACCCAGGCGATCAGCAACGGCGTGCTGCAGTCCCAGACCTCACGGCTCGGCTGGACCCGGTACAACTGGCGTTCCAACAAGCCGCAGGCGACCTACCTGGCCACCCTCGCCGTCGGCAAGTTCGACATCACCACCGACAAGACGGCGAGCGGGCTGCCGATCCTCAACGCGTACAGCAAGGACCTCGGCGACAACGCCGGCGCGGCGCGCGCGAGCGTGGAGCGGACCGGCGAGGTCACCGAGTGGCTGGAGGGGGTCTTCGGACCGTACCCCTTCAACGCGCTCGGCGGCTACGTGCCGAACGTGACCGCCGGCTTCGCGCTGGAGACCCAGACGCGGCCGTTCTACGGACCGGGGCAGTTCCGCAACGGGGCCAACGTCTCGGTGGTCGTGCACGAGCTGGCCCACCAGTGGTACGGCGACAGCGTGTCCGTCGAGGGCTGGAAGGACATCTGGATCAACGAGGGCTTCGCCCGCTACAGCCAGTGGCTGTGGTCGGAGAAGGAGGGCGAGGGCACGGCGCAGGAGCTGGCCGACTGGGCCTATGCCCTGCGCCCGGCCGAGGACGCGTTCTGGCAGGTCAAGCCGGGTGACCCGGGTCCGGAGAACCAGTTCCACGGGGCCGTCTACGACCGTGGTGGCATCGCCCTGCAGGCGCTGCGCAACGAGATCGGCGACGAGAAGTTCTTCGAGATCCTGAAGGGCTGGCCGACCGAGCGGGCCTACGGGAACGCCAAGGTCGGGGACTTCGTCCGGTACGCCGAGAAGGTCTCGAAGAAGCCCCTCGCGCAGCTCTTCGAGACCTGGCTCTACACCCCGGGCAAGCCGGCCGCCTCGGCCCTGAACCCGTCGGCGGCGGGGCCCTCGGCCCGCTCGTCGCAGCAGTCCGCCCCGGCGAAGCCCGCCGCGGAGCCCAAGTCCTGGAAGAAGATCGCGGAGACCAACACGATCCACGACACCGAGCACGGTTCCGGGCCCGGCCACCGGCACTGA